The window TCGACAGCATCGGCATCGCTTCAATCTGCGCGCTGTTGGTGGTTTCCAGCACCCCGGTAGTGATGCGCGAACCCGATAAACTGCTGCCGACGTTATGCGGCTTTGCGGCGTTGGGGCTGTGTTTCTACCGCAGTAAAAGCATCATTTTGTCCACGCTGATCGGCGCGGCGGCCTTTGGCATTACATTAAAGTT is drawn from Serratia entomophila and contains these coding sequences:
- the ygaH gene encoding L-valine transporter subunit YgaH, with translation MNTDVLIIGLVVGCANYLFRYLPLRLAPARAQPGIKRGKTALLLDSIGIASICALLVVSSTPVVMREPDKLLPTLCGFAALGLCFYRSKSIILSTLIGAAAFGITLKLLISFS